In Gadus morhua chromosome 2, gadMor3.0, whole genome shotgun sequence, a single window of DNA contains:
- the cavin1a gene encoding caveolae-associated protein 1, protein MADSMVKLDRSILADASYSDDEVALVAAASAPAVDYDDDDDDEEEEDDEVVIRGAELEAASGPHGKSEAQVNGVMVLSLLDKIIGVVDQIQTTQGSLETRQEAMEKAVSGIQGELAKLAKSHSGTAHSVDKMLEKVRKVSVNVKSVRSNLEKQAGQIKKLESNENELLKRRHFKILLYQDETKPPKPTKSKSPEAVCEAGVAADGLGQIPEGAPDHVNSDEEVEIEEIVEESRAERIKRSGKQRVDHLKKAFSKEEMEKTKLKTKENLAKTKQRTRENLEKTKLRTRKNLEKTKHSLEKKMGKLSSRMTPNLERKEKIKVAKEKAKEKAKRGHPKTYVYRVPPFTFHVKKFRDGEEEEEEEEEVVVVQHDEEDVEEESEEGLGEGERGGVVVEEGELVRVDSPERDALLQVKEDSQLVVVEDNHLKVRGN, encoded by the exons ATGGCTGACTCAATGGTGAAGCTGGACCGGTCGATTCTGGCCGACGCGTCCTACAGTGACGACGAGGTGGCCCTGGTCGCCGCCGCCAGCGCTCCCGCTGTAGACtacgatgacgacgacgacgatgaggaagaggaagatgacgaAGTGGTCATCCGAGGGGCAGAGCTGGAAGCGGCCTCCGGGCCCCACGGCAAGAGCGAGGCGCAGGTGAACGGCGTCATGGTGCTGTCCCTGCTGGACAAGATCATCGGTGTGGTGGACCAGATCCAGACGACCCAGGGCAGCCTGGAGACCCGGcaggaggccatggagaaggctGTGTCGGGGATCCAGGGGGAGCTGGCCAAGCTGGCCAAGAGCCACAGCGGCACGGCACACAGTGTGGACAAGATGCTGGAGAAGGTGCGCAAGGTGAGCGTCAACGTGAAGTCGGTGCGGAGCAACCTGGAGAAGCAGGCGGGGCAGATCAAGAAGCTGGAGAGCAACGAGAACGAGCTGCTCAAGAGACGACACTTCAAGATACTCCTCTATCAG GACGAAACAAAGCCCCCCAAACCCACAAAGTCCAAGTCCCCCGAGGCGGTGTGCGAGGCCGGGGTGGCGGCGGACGGCCTGGGGCAGATCCCCGAAGGCGCCCCCGACCACGTCAACTCagacgaggaggtggagatcGAGGAGATCGTCGAGGAGTCCCGCGCCGAGCGCATCAAGCGCAGCGGCAAGCAGCGCGTCGACCACCTGAAGAAGGCCTTCTccaaggaggagatggagaagaccAAGCTGAAGACCAAGGAGAACCTGGCCAAGACCAAGCAGAGGACCCGCGAGAACCTGGAGAAGACGAAACTGCGGACCCGCAAGAACCTGGAGAAGACCAAGCACAGCCTGGAGAAGAAGATGGGCAAGCTGAGCTCCCGCATGACCCCCAACCTGGAGCGCAAGGAGAAGATCAAGGTGGCCAAGGAGAAGGCCAAGGAGAAGGCCAAGCGCGGCCACCCCAAGACGTACGTGTACCGTGTGCCACCCTTCACCTTCCACGTGAAGAAGTTCCgcgacggggaggaggaggaggaagaggaggaggaggtggtggtggtgcaacACGACGAagaggacgtggaggaggaaTCCGAGGAGGGTctgggggagggcgagagaggcgGCGTggttgtggaggagggggagctggtgAGGGTAGACAGCCCGGAGAGGGATGCCCTTTTGCAGGTGAAGGAGGACTctcagctggtggtggtggaggacaacCACCTAAAAGTGCGCGGCAATTAG